In Candidatus Latescibacter sp., a single genomic region encodes these proteins:
- a CDS encoding ABC transporter permease subunit — MISDILTVIWKEAKEYFHQRGSSRSTVLMMVVPLLVLGIVMPLQFGKAWIQSPVSLIAWTWIPLLLAVNIIADSIAGERERHTLETLLASRLSDTAILLGKLFASMLYALVMTFLIIITGIITVNLRFFGGGIIFLPVSFLAVGMLASILGTGFAVSAGILVSLRAATVRQALQTLSFGIIIISVLPTMLYTLLPSVMRKSISLWLDSVNGVHAAAVIFGFLFALDMVLVMLSMKRFKREKLAVE, encoded by the coding sequence ATGATATCGGACATACTGACTGTCATCTGGAAAGAGGCTAAGGAATATTTCCACCAGCGCGGCTCCTCACGGAGCACAGTTCTTATGATGGTAGTCCCGCTCCTGGTTCTCGGTATAGTCATGCCGCTGCAGTTCGGGAAAGCCTGGATCCAATCGCCGGTTTCTCTGATCGCCTGGACCTGGATTCCGCTCCTCCTGGCCGTCAATATCATCGCTGATTCCATCGCCGGTGAACGGGAACGTCACACCCTGGAGACCCTTCTCGCCAGCCGTCTTTCCGACACCGCCATTCTGCTGGGAAAACTCTTCGCCTCCATGCTGTATGCCCTCGTCATGACCTTCCTCATCATCATTACCGGGATCATCACGGTGAATCTCCGGTTTTTTGGCGGAGGAATTATTTTTCTCCCGGTCAGCTTTCTTGCTGTCGGGATGCTGGCCTCCATTCTGGGGACCGGGTTCGCGGTGAGCGCCGGGATTCTCGTTTCGCTCCGCGCCGCCACTGTCCGTCAAGCATTGCAGACACTGAGCTTCGGGATTATCATCATTTCCGTTCTCCCCACGATGCTTTACACTTTGCTGCCTTCAGTGATGAGGAAAAGCATCTCTCTTTGGCTGGATTCGGTGAACGGTGTCCATGCGGCTGCGGTGATTTTCGGCTTTCTTTTTGCGCTGGATATGGTTCTGGTGATGCTTTCGATGAAACGGTTCAAGAGGGAGAAACTGGCGGTGGAGTGA
- a CDS encoding pectate lyase, which translates to MFGNPKRYIRMSIDAARCVSLLVVAALLASPVQAAKAKKEAPLQDQVLSAMKNATRYMVETVSTNGGYVWSYLPDLSRRWGEMEAYDTMIWMQPPGTTSMGHLFLDAYHATGDPYFFQAAEKAANAAIWGQLDCGGWNYIVDFAGDRSLKSWYNTIGKNGWRLEEFQHYYGNATFDDDVSSDAAKFLLRMYLENLDPKYKYPLDKAIDFVLKSQYPIGGWPQRYPLRYDFVHHGKPDYTSFFTFNDDVVWENVNFLTLCYLTLGEERFLDPINRGMNFYIVTQQGAPQAGWGQQYTMDLKPAGARTYEPNALLPGYTAVHIRLLERFYRLTGESKFLMGIPAALDWLEKCRLPESMSEGGKYTHPVFVEIGTDKPLFVHRKGSNVIHGFYYVNNSDALPNVHYGMKQNFNVAQLRKEFEALKAMTVEEATKDSPFLHGRYTGKVMPQRYYDVKSQSFTASAMNYSKRPAPSEEQVRKILAALDSQNRWLVKHEETSHPYIGDGVKTEPTDAYASTNMGDETDTSPYRDTSDQDYISTNAFIRNMTVLINYVNAMKGQQK; encoded by the coding sequence ATGTTCGGTAACCCCAAACGTTACATCCGAATGAGTATAGACGCAGCGCGCTGCGTCTCTCTCCTGGTAGTTGCAGCGCTCCTGGCCTCGCCCGTGCAGGCAGCCAAGGCCAAAAAAGAAGCTCCCCTTCAGGACCAGGTTCTCTCCGCCATGAAGAACGCGACTCGGTACATGGTCGAAACGGTCAGTACGAACGGCGGGTATGTATGGAGCTACCTGCCCGACCTCTCGCGCCGCTGGGGCGAGATGGAAGCCTATGACACGATGATCTGGATGCAGCCACCCGGGACCACGAGCATGGGCCATCTTTTCCTCGACGCTTATCACGCCACCGGGGACCCCTATTTCTTCCAGGCGGCGGAAAAGGCAGCCAACGCGGCCATCTGGGGGCAGCTCGACTGTGGCGGCTGGAATTACATCGTGGACTTTGCAGGCGACCGCTCCCTCAAGTCCTGGTACAACACCATCGGCAAAAATGGCTGGCGCCTGGAGGAATTCCAGCACTACTACGGCAACGCCACATTCGATGACGATGTCTCATCCGATGCGGCTAAATTTCTCCTCAGAATGTACCTCGAAAACCTGGACCCAAAATACAAGTATCCTCTGGACAAGGCCATCGACTTTGTGCTCAAGAGCCAGTACCCGATCGGCGGCTGGCCTCAGCGCTATCCTCTCAGGTATGATTTCGTCCACCACGGAAAGCCGGATTACACCTCCTTCTTCACTTTCAACGATGATGTGGTATGGGAGAATGTAAATTTCCTCACGCTGTGCTACCTGACCCTGGGCGAGGAACGTTTTCTCGATCCCATTAACCGGGGAATGAACTTCTACATCGTCACCCAACAGGGTGCGCCTCAGGCTGGCTGGGGCCAGCAGTACACCATGGACCTCAAACCCGCCGGCGCCCGGACATACGAGCCGAACGCTCTCCTGCCCGGCTATACCGCAGTTCATATCCGTCTTCTGGAGCGCTTCTACCGCCTCACCGGCGAGAGCAAGTTCCTGATGGGTATTCCAGCGGCGCTCGACTGGCTGGAGAAATGCCGTCTCCCGGAAAGCATGTCCGAGGGAGGGAAGTACACCCACCCGGTCTTCGTGGAAATAGGCACAGACAAGCCGCTTTTCGTGCATCGCAAGGGATCCAATGTCATCCACGGCTTCTATTATGTGAACAACAGCGATGCTCTCCCGAACGTTCATTACGGTATGAAACAGAATTTCAATGTGGCTCAGCTACGCAAGGAATTCGAGGCTCTAAAGGCGATGACCGTGGAAGAGGCCACGAAGGACTCCCCGTTCCTCCACGGCCGGTACACCGGCAAAGTGATGCCGCAGAGATATTATGATGTGAAGAGCCAGAGCTTTACCGCTTCCGCCATGAACTACTCCAAACGCCCGGCCCCGAGCGAGGAACAGGTAAGGAAGATTCTCGCGGCTCTCGACAGCCAGAACCGCTGGCTGGTGAAACATGAGGAAACAAGCCATCCCTATATTGGCGATGGAGTCAAAACCGAGCCGACCGACGCCTATGCATCGACAAACATGGGCGATGAAACCGACACCTCGCCCTACCGCGACACTTCCGACCAGGACTACATTTCCACAAATGCATTCATCCGGAATATGACCGTCCTCATCAACTACGTGAATGCGATGAAAGGGCAGCAGAAATAA